The following proteins are encoded in a genomic region of Pseudodesulfovibrio mercurii:
- the aldA gene encoding aldehyde dehydrogenase — protein MKTYRQYINGEFRDAVSGEQFEVINPFTEKVVAMAPKGNAQDAALALEAASAAQKAWAATPCSARAPYLARMAAAIRANREMLARTLAEEQAKVLPLAQVEIDATAAYFDYYAGWSNKYEGEVIQSDRPTENILLYRQPIGVVVGICPWNFPFFVMARKVAPSILTGCTIILKPSSDTPNTTFEFARLIADIGLPKGVLNFVSGGGSTLGDALVRSPEVGLVTLTGSVETGQNIITSTAQNITKTSLELGGKAPVIVCADCDMDLTVKAAVASRVIFSGQVCNCAERVYVEAPVYDEFMERMTKAMGAVTYGDPFADPAPDMACQINAAQLGKIEDMVSTAKADGVEVLVGGKRAEGQPSGYFYEPTLLAGCTQDMEIVRKEIFGPVLPVVKVDDFDQAIDLANDCEYGLTSSIFTHNVTKMMRAINELKFGETYVNREHFESIQGFHAGWRKSGIGGADGKHGLYEYLQTHVAYIQY, from the coding sequence ATGAAAACATACCGGCAGTACATCAACGGCGAATTCCGCGACGCGGTCTCCGGCGAGCAGTTCGAGGTCATCAACCCCTTCACCGAAAAGGTCGTGGCCATGGCCCCCAAGGGCAATGCCCAGGACGCCGCCCTGGCGCTGGAAGCCGCCTCCGCCGCCCAGAAGGCCTGGGCGGCCACGCCCTGCTCGGCGCGCGCCCCGTACCTGGCCCGGATGGCCGCCGCCATCCGGGCCAACCGCGAGATGCTCGCCCGCACCCTGGCCGAGGAACAGGCCAAGGTCCTGCCGCTGGCCCAGGTGGAGATCGACGCCACCGCCGCCTATTTCGACTACTACGCGGGCTGGTCCAACAAGTATGAGGGCGAGGTCATCCAGAGCGACCGGCCCACCGAGAACATCCTGCTCTACCGACAGCCCATCGGCGTGGTGGTCGGCATCTGCCCGTGGAACTTCCCGTTCTTCGTCATGGCCCGCAAGGTCGCCCCGTCCATCCTGACCGGCTGCACCATCATCCTCAAGCCGAGCAGCGACACCCCGAACACCACCTTCGAGTTCGCCAGGCTCATCGCCGACATCGGCCTTCCCAAGGGCGTGCTCAACTTCGTGTCCGGCGGCGGGTCCACCCTGGGCGACGCCCTGGTGCGCAGCCCCGAGGTCGGCCTGGTCACCCTGACCGGCAGCGTGGAGACCGGCCAGAACATCATCACCTCCACCGCCCAAAACATCACCAAGACCTCGCTCGAACTGGGCGGCAAGGCCCCGGTCATCGTCTGCGCCGACTGCGACATGGACCTGACCGTCAAGGCCGCGGTCGCCTCGCGCGTCATCTTCTCGGGCCAGGTCTGCAACTGCGCCGAGCGCGTCTACGTGGAGGCCCCGGTCTACGACGAGTTCATGGAACGCATGACCAAGGCCATGGGTGCCGTGACCTACGGCGATCCCTTCGCCGACCCCGCGCCCGACATGGCCTGCCAGATCAACGCGGCCCAGCTGGGCAAGATCGAGGACATGGTCTCCACGGCCAAGGCCGACGGCGTGGAGGTCCTGGTGGGCGGCAAGCGCGCCGAGGGGCAGCCCTCGGGCTACTTCTACGAGCCCACCCTGCTGGCGGGCTGCACCCAGGACATGGAGATCGTGCGCAAGGAGATCTTCGGACCGGTCCTGCCCGTGGTCAAGGTGGACGACTTCGACCAGGCCATCGACCTGGCCAACGACTGCGAGTACGGCCTGACCTCCTCCATCTTCACCCACAACGTGACCAAGATGATGCGGGCCATCAACGAACTGAAGTTCGGCGAGACCTACGTCAACCGCGAGCACTTCGAGTCCATCCAGGGCTTCCACGCGGGCTGGCGCAAGTCCGGCATCGGCGGGGCCGACGGCAAACATGGCCTGTACGAGTACCTCCAGACCCACGTGGCCTACATCCAGTACTAG
- a CDS encoding CidA/LrgA family protein encodes MTTRAIAIPLRRKFHNSSLAQAGLLFLVWLASEGFVRATHVPVPSGIIGLLIVFTLLSSRRVSPRSLRRGSDWYLGEMLLFFIPAVPAVMAHPEFFGLLGLKLLAVILLGTVAVMNVTALTVDLFFRLEARRERRG; translated from the coding sequence ATGACAACACGCGCCATAGCCATCCCCCTGCGGAGGAAATTCCACAACAGCAGCCTGGCCCAGGCCGGCCTGCTCTTTCTCGTCTGGCTGGCCAGCGAGGGGTTCGTCCGGGCCACGCACGTCCCGGTTCCGTCGGGCATCATCGGCCTGCTCATCGTCTTCACGCTGCTCTCCAGCCGGAGGGTCAGCCCGCGCAGCCTGCGCCGGGGGTCCGACTGGTACCTGGGCGAGATGCTGCTCTTCTTCATCCCGGCCGTGCCCGCGGTCATGGCCCACCCGGAGTTCTTCGGCCTGCTCGGCCTGAAGCTCCTGGCGGTCATCCTCCTGGGCACCGTGGCGGTCATGAACGTCACGGCGCTGACCGTGGACCTGTTCTTCCGCCTGGAGGCCCGCCGTGAACGCCGCGGTTGA
- a CDS encoding LrgB family protein: MNAAVEFWNQPLVQAVVWSLLTIALYLAAKLAYRRWHQWWQMPLALAPALLILLVWAMHVPYSRYHDSAGWLLTMLGPVTVAFAVPIYEQRRLIRRYWAVLSIGMLAGSATAFLTSWAFASLMGIDGTLRLSLLPRSISTPFAVDVSRDIGGTADLTAVFVIVTGVLGSLVGGFLAERLPLRSALARGAMLGVAAHGAGTAKANELGPEEGSIAGLLMVLVGMLDVLGATVFALFR, from the coding sequence GTGAACGCCGCGGTTGAGTTCTGGAACCAGCCCCTGGTCCAGGCCGTGGTCTGGTCCCTGCTGACCATCGCCCTCTACCTGGCGGCCAAGCTGGCCTACCGCCGCTGGCACCAATGGTGGCAGATGCCCCTGGCCCTGGCCCCGGCCCTGCTCATCCTGCTGGTCTGGGCCATGCACGTGCCCTACAGCCGGTACCACGACTCGGCGGGCTGGCTCCTGACCATGCTCGGGCCGGTCACGGTGGCCTTCGCCGTGCCCATCTACGAGCAGCGCAGGCTCATCCGGCGCTACTGGGCGGTCCTGAGCATCGGCATGCTGGCCGGGTCCGCAACGGCCTTCCTGACCAGCTGGGCCTTCGCCTCCCTGATGGGCATCGACGGGACCCTGCGCCTCAGCCTGCTGCCGCGCTCCATCAGCACCCCCTTCGCCGTGGACGTATCCAGGGACATCGGCGGCACGGCCGACCTGACGGCGGTCTTCGTCATCGTCACCGGCGTGCTCGGCTCCTTGGTGGGCGGGTTCCTGGCTGAACGGCTGCCCCTGCGCTCGGCCCTGGCGCGCGGGGCCATGCTCGGCGTGGCCGCCCACGGCGCGGGCACGGCCAAGGCCAACGAGCTCGGCCCCGAGGAGGGGTCCATCGCCGGGCTGCTCATGGTCCTGGTCGGCATGCTCGACGTGCTCGGCGCGACCGTCTTCGCCCTTTTCCGATAA
- a CDS encoding LysR family transcriptional regulator, with translation MEFRKIEMFVEVVRQQGFSRAAKVLFSTQSTISKAVRQLENELDAPLLDRGAPGIVPTPSGEVVYRRGLRLLAERGDMERELEELQGLAKGTLVLGLPQIGAATLFAPVFAEYRKRFPGIDIRLMEHGSDELEELLRAGRVELAASLLPVSEEFEWLPVRREPLVALLSPDYPQAARKSIRLDALREVPFILFEDGFALNRIILTACRRSGFEPAVIAKSSQIDFICKLAGAGLGAAFLPRIVAERRTSGAVGIIDVEDPHMVWDMAVIWRRGAYRSRAAQAWLDVVRDLYGGQAE, from the coding sequence ATGGAGTTCAGAAAAATAGAGATGTTCGTGGAAGTGGTCCGGCAGCAGGGGTTTTCCCGAGCCGCCAAGGTCCTGTTCAGCACCCAGTCCACCATCAGCAAGGCCGTGCGCCAGCTGGAGAACGAACTGGACGCGCCGCTGCTCGACCGGGGTGCGCCCGGCATCGTGCCGACCCCGTCGGGCGAGGTGGTCTACCGCCGGGGGTTGCGCCTGCTGGCCGAGCGGGGCGACATGGAGCGCGAGCTGGAGGAGCTTCAGGGGCTGGCCAAGGGCACGCTGGTCCTGGGGTTGCCGCAGATCGGGGCGGCCACCCTGTTCGCCCCGGTGTTCGCGGAATACCGCAAGCGTTTTCCGGGCATCGACATCCGGCTGATGGAGCACGGCAGCGACGAGCTGGAGGAGCTGCTGCGGGCCGGTCGCGTGGAGCTGGCCGCGTCCCTCTTGCCCGTGTCCGAGGAGTTCGAGTGGCTGCCGGTCCGGCGTGAGCCCCTGGTGGCCCTGCTTTCCCCGGACTATCCCCAGGCCGCGCGGAAATCCATCCGCCTCGACGCCCTGCGCGAGGTGCCGTTCATCCTGTTCGAGGACGGCTTCGCCCTGAACCGGATCATCCTGACGGCCTGCCGCCGGTCCGGGTTCGAGCCCGCGGTCATCGCCAAGAGCAGCCAGATCGACTTCATCTGCAAGCTGGCCGGGGCCGGACTGGGGGCGGCCTTCCTGCCCCGGATCGTGGCCGAGCGGCGGACCTCCGGCGCGGTCGGGATCATCGATGTCGAGGACCCGCACATGGTCTGGGACATGGCCGTGATCTGGCGGCGGGGCGCGTACCGCTCGCGGGCGGCCCAGGCCTGGCTCGACGTGGTCCGCGATCTCTACGGCGGGCAGGCGGAGTGA
- a CDS encoding dihydroorotate dehydrogenase, which translates to MNLRVNIAGVELKNPIMTASGTFGSGKDFVDYVDLNRIGCVVVKGVAKTPWPGNQPPRIAEAYGGILNAVGLQNPGVDAFCQDDIPFLRGFDTKIAVNIAGRTIDEYVEVAERLASADVDLLELNISCPNVKEGGVAFGVDPAMAEAVTRAVKAVAGQPLIVKLSPNVTDIAAIARAVEAGGADAVSLINTLLGARIDVHRRAFVLSTKQGGLSGPAIKPVAVRMVYQVARAVHLPIIGMGGIMTGEDAAEFLMAGATAVAVGTANLFKPTATMDILDELITFMQTTGVEDVNTLIGVVK; encoded by the coding sequence GACCGCCTCCGGGACCTTCGGTTCCGGCAAGGATTTCGTGGACTACGTGGACCTGAACCGGATCGGCTGCGTGGTGGTCAAGGGCGTGGCCAAGACCCCCTGGCCCGGCAACCAGCCGCCCCGCATCGCCGAGGCCTACGGCGGCATCCTCAACGCGGTGGGTCTGCAGAACCCCGGGGTGGACGCCTTCTGCCAGGACGACATCCCCTTCCTGCGCGGCTTCGACACGAAAATAGCGGTCAACATCGCGGGCCGGACCATCGACGAGTACGTGGAGGTGGCCGAGCGGCTGGCCTCGGCCGATGTGGACCTGCTGGAGCTGAACATCTCCTGCCCCAACGTCAAGGAGGGCGGCGTGGCCTTCGGCGTGGACCCGGCCATGGCCGAGGCCGTGACCCGGGCCGTGAAGGCGGTGGCCGGGCAGCCCCTGATCGTCAAGCTGAGCCCCAACGTCACCGATATCGCGGCCATCGCCAGGGCCGTGGAGGCGGGCGGCGCGGACGCCGTCTCGCTGATCAACACCCTGCTCGGCGCGCGCATCGACGTCCACCGCCGGGCCTTCGTCCTCTCCACCAAACAGGGCGGCCTGTCCGGCCCGGCCATAAAGCCCGTGGCCGTGCGCATGGTCTACCAGGTGGCCCGGGCCGTGCACCTGCCGATCATCGGCATGGGCGGCATCATGACCGGCGAAGACGCGGCGGAATTCCTCATGGCCGGCGCCACCGCCGTGGCCGTGGGCACGGCCAACCTCTTCAAGCCCACCGCCACCATGGACATCCTCGACGAACTCATCACCTTCATGCAAACCACCGGCGTCGAAGACGTCAACACCCTCATCGGCGTGGTGAAGTAG